The following proteins are encoded in a genomic region of Sparus aurata chromosome 23, fSpaAur1.1, whole genome shotgun sequence:
- the camsap3 gene encoding calmodulin-regulated spectrin-associated protein 3 isoform X2 produces the protein MVDSPTMKKTFVVPDIKPLDLYDCTKAKICASVGWLLAKSYGSAENVPAELRDPFYCDQYEQEHLKPPVTRLLQSSELYCRTYSLLLGGIEAEEQPKDNATLMQLLTQRGIVSKDQDTPVTDADLRHKPIKMSAHLAVIDALMTVGAMETVTAVKTCGSTELLGGASSWKDALLHWVNMLNQKLKEQTDGAQIDTSQAITDPQPVQPSLRYRKDKIQSKQKPIFPSVNEVKDLSSGCAVAAVIHYYCPGLLRLEDVCMKESMSAADSLYNLQFIREFCDSCLKSCCHLALEDMLYTPQELQLNLLSFLAELLSWFEVRRPEFVQPIDTLDGSTPVTSSSLSGNSTSPSIFKKPFLPISSPASGSLTQSTSMSHIEGVGKTWSKKPLSRPLSAVSFSIPFGLDSDVDIVMGNPVITRSVSSDQLNPAGQNLTRVSYTPPEDLSHLLSKPPGPNGPQRASWSTQSPSIPRLAEENGLAASETGELPTIEEALQIIHNESKMEPRLHPDGAPDGFYLHSPDDPASSRHNLPNLAPISCSAPSRSGMMYRPTGESREPTRTRNASECSRDDDSVLRDGSVDSDASEDLPKAQSTPTTPAAGAHAARGHGREESDSGVKMTSFAERKKKQIMDSPKASSPTSPQMTSWAQKSEESPSKSPQLNNEMSELGVRLEEKRKAIEAQKKRIEAIFAKHRQRLGKSAFLQLKKEQRDDEGGGEGGDGQVSTSSTEEDLSRLTLEERLARMEEEEQQEQVEQHLPVEDEANIKEGLQPSKQVLNSKEKAGKPGGKGVGTPGEKMVAPLGDYNNAVSKLTAALSSLQSDMQRLTEQQSQLVKKKSTPSTNNTWVIPASPKTSTPAPARLSRESTRDLNSAYSSPSPSRRIQNHTTPPKSPHVHRRAQSAPPKSPKHHQPNRTLDNKVPTLSRVIAPPQNVDRIPHLRRVNPWQSQVQTSSSFSIGDSDSLDVLRSSGPTPVPTPTLTPVPTPTPTPRPPADDALSEVGSIDDHSIFSMDLEAGPSHGPLGRKEGHVGGGCSSGAPSECSFESDAPAAMMNGKRGSLIEISLASLRGDGDEDDQVPDAFSDSMSDRTEPEIKGGVGFFFKDDTERPEDEMAQRRAALLEKQQKRAEEMKRRKLEQEKEKESNKPQWMIIEGWGNKSEDRPQTPGTPPASHTPPVEGTPQRRGDFTRQEYERRHQLKIMEDLDKVLRQKPTTVRGVKKQRPKTVFRDDSVLSHSPVKGFMGTRLNKVYSHSTMNLSSMANDSGGLTVRKSPSRSHSPSRLMSPRRLSGQNGEKDWENGSTISSPASIPEYTGPKLYKEPSFKSNKFIIHNAITRCCLAGKVNEPQKNKIVEEMEKSSANHFLILFRDHSCQFRAVYTMNPETEEMVRLTGIGPRIIAPEMVESIYKYSSDRKQFTVIPSKTMSMSVDAFTIPGHFWQKRPGTPKKLGTPK, from the exons AGTGCTCACTTGGCAGTGATCGATGCCCTAATGACCGTGGGAGCCATGGAGACGGTGACTGCGGTGAAGACGTGTGGTTCCACCGAGCTGCTGGGTGGAGCCTCCAGCTGGAAGGATGCTCTACTTCACTGGGTTAATATG TTAAACCAGAAGTTGAAAGAACAGACCGATGGAGCCCAGATTGATACTTCTCAGGCAATAACGGACCCCCAACCTGTTCAGCCCTCT cTCCGCTACAGGAAGGATAAAATTCAGTCCaaacaaaagcccatttttccatctgtgaaTGAAGTGAAAGACCTCTCCAGTGGTTGTGCTGTTGCTGCAGTCATACATTACTATTGCCCTGGCCTGCTAAGACTTGAAG ATGTTTGCATGAAGGAGTCCATGTCTGCAGCAGACAGCCTGTACAACCTGCAGTTCATCCGTGAGTTCTGTGACAGCtgtctgaagagctgctgtcaCTTGGCGCTAGAGGACATGCTGTACACACCACAGGAGCTTCAG CTCAACTTGCTGAGCTTCTTAGCAGAGCTGCTGAGCTGGTTTGAAGTACGAAGGCCAGAATTTGTTCAGCCAATAGACACGTTGG aTGGATCCACACCAGTAACATCAAGTAGCTTGAGTGGTAACAG TACCTCCCCATCTATCTTCAAGAAGCCTTTCCTTCCTATTTCTTCTCCTGCTTCAG GATCTTTGACTCAGTCTACCTCAATGTCTCATATAGAAGGTGTTGGAAAGACATGGAGCAAGAAACCTCTCAG TCGCCCCTTGTCTGCAGTATCCTTCAGCATTCCTTTTGGCCTGGACAGTGATGTGGACATTGTGATGGGCAACCCTGTGATAACCCGTTCCGTGAGCTCAGACCAACTCAACCCAGCAGGCCAAAATCTGACCAGGGTGTCCTACACACCTCCTGAAGACCTCAGCCATTTACTGAGTAAACCCCCTGGCCCCAATGGTCCACAGAGAGCTTCCTGGTCCACCCAGAGTCCCAGTATTCCAAGATTGGCAGAGGAGAACGGCCTTGCAGCGAGTGAAACAGGAGAGCTCCCTACCATCGAAGAGGCTCTCCAAATTATCCACAACGAGAGCAAGATGGAGCCTCGTTTACACCCTGATGGTGCTCCTGATGGCTTCTACCTCCACTCTCCTGATGACCCTGCTAGTTCTAGACACAATTTACCTAACTTGGCACCCATCAGCTGCTCTGCCCCTTCACGCTCAGGAATGATGTACCGGCCTACAGGAGAGTCCAGAGAGCCCACACGCACCAGAAACGCCTCCGAATGTTCACGAGATGATGACTCAGTCTTGAGAGACGGCAGTGTGGACTCAGATGCATCAGAAGATCTACCTAAGGCCCAGTCCACTCCAACCACACCAGCTGCTGGTGCACATGCTGCTAGAGGCCATGGCAGAGAGGAGTCTGACAGTGGAGTGAAGATGACCAGCTTTGCAGAACGCAAAAAGAAGCAGATTATGGATTCCCCCAAAGCCAGCAGCCCCACTTCTCCTCAGATGACCTCATGGGCCCAAAAGTCTGAAGAAAGCCCCAGCAAGAGCCCACAACTCAATAATGAGATGTCTGAGCTGGGGGTTCGGCTTGAAGAAAAGCGCAAGGCTATTGAAGCCCAGAAGAAACGCATTGAGGCCATTTTTGCGAAGCACCGGCAAAGATTGGGGAAGAGTGCCTTTCTGCAGTTAAAGAAGGAGCAGCGGGACGAcgaaggtggaggagaaggaggcgaTGGTCAGgtcagcacctcatccacagaAGAAGACCTCTCTCGCTTGACACTGGAAGAAAGGCTAGCTagaatggaggaggaagagcagcaggaaCAAGTTGAACAGCACCTCCCAGTGGAGGATGAGGCTAATATCAAAGAAGGACTTCAGCCCAGCAAGCAGGTACTGAACTCCAAAGAAAAGGCAGGTAAACCAGGAGGGAAGGGTGTGGGGACACCTGGTGAGAAAATGGTAGCTCCCCTAGGGGACTATAATAATGCTGTGTCTAAGCTGACTGCAGCTCTCAGCTCCCTGCAGAGTGACATGCAACGGCTGACTGAGCAGCAAAGCCAGCTAGTCAAGAAGAAATCTACACCTTCCACCAACAACACATGGGTTATTCCAGCCAGCCCTAAAACCTCCACCCCTGCCCCTGCGCGGCTGTCACGAGAATCCACCCGAGATTTAAATTCAGCctactcctctccctctccatcccgcAGAATCCAAAACCACACCACTCCTCCTAAATCTCCTCATGTCCATCGTAGAGCCCAATCTGCGCCCCCTAAAAGCCCTAAACACCACCAACCAAATCGTACCTTGGACAATAAGGTCCCTACCCTGTCGAGGGTCATCGCTCCACCTCAAAACGTGGACCGCATTCCTCACCTTCGTCGTGTAAATCCGTGGCAATCACAAGTCCAGACATCGTCCTCCTTCTCCATTGGTGACTCTGACAGCTTAGATGTGTTGCGCTCATCTGGACCAACTCCTGTCCCCACTCCCACACTGACCCCTGTACCGACTCCTACCCCGACTCCCCGTCCTCCTGCAGATGACGCCCTGTCAGAGGTAGGCTCCATTGACGATCATAGTATATTTAGCATGGACCTGGAGGCTGGGCCATCGCATGGCCCTTTGGGTAGAAAGGAAGGGCATGTAGGTGGGGGCTGCAGCTCTGGTGCCCCATCAGAGTGCTCCTTCGAGAGTGATGCCCCTGCAGCTATGATGAATGGCAAACGAGGTAGCCTGATAGAGATCTCGCTAGCTTCTCTGCGAGGAGATGGGGACGAGGATGACCAAGTACCTGATGCTTTCTCAGACTCCATGAGTGACCGGACTGAGCCAGAAATTAAAGGAGGAGTTGGATTCTTTTTCAAG GATGACACTGAGCGACCGGAGGATGAGATGGCCCAACGTAGAGCAGCTTTGCTGGAGAAACAGCAGAAAAGAGCAGAAGAAATGAAAAGACGCAAGCTTgagcaggaaaaggaaaaagaatcGAA CAAGCCTCAGTGGATGATCATCGAGGGCTGGGGGAATAAGAGTGAGGACAGACCCCAAACCCCAGGCACCCCTCCAGCCTCCCATACCCCACCCGTTGAGGGGACTCCCCAGCGCAGAGGTGACTTTACTAGGCAGGAGTATGAGAGGAGACATCAGCTGAAGATCATGGAGGACTTAGACAAGGTGCTGAGGCAGAAACCTACCACGGTCCGAGGTGTCAAGAAGCAGAGACCCAAGACTGTGTTCAGAGATGACTCTGTCCTATCTCATAGCCCTGTCAAGGGTTTCATGG GCACAAGGCTGAACAAGGTGTACTCCCACTCAACCATGAACCTGTCCTCTATGGCTAATGATTCTGGAGGCTTGACTGTCAGGAAGTCTCCCAG CCGTTCACACTCTCCCTCCCGGCTAATGTCACCAAGACGACTGAGTGGTCAGAATGGAGAGAAGGACTGGGAGAATGGATCCACTATTTCCTCCCCTGCCTCAATCCCAGAATACACAG GACCAAAGCTGTACAAGGAACCAAGCTTTAAGTCCAACAAGTTCATCATTCATAACGCTATAACTCGCTGCTGCCTGGCTGGCAAGGTCAATGAaccacagaaaaacaagattGTAGAG GAAATGGAGAAGAGCTCGGCCAACCACTTTCTTATCCTCTTCAGAGATCACAGCTGCCAGTTCAGAGCAGTTTACACCATGAACCCTGAAACTGAGGAGATGGTACGGCTCACTGGCATTGGCCCCCGGATCATCGCACCTGAGATGGTTGAGTCCATTTACAAGTACAGCTCTGACCGCAAGCAGTTCACTGTTATCCCGTCCAAAACCATGTCCATGAGTGTTGACGCCTTCACCATCCCCGGTCACTTTTGGCAAAAGCGCCCAGGAACTCCTAAGAAGCTTGGCACCCCCAAATAA